The proteins below come from a single Cervus canadensis isolate Bull #8, Minnesota chromosome 2, ASM1932006v1, whole genome shotgun sequence genomic window:
- the LOC122426991 gene encoding mucosal pentraxin-like, with protein MEKLLLAVLLFAFLPEGMPQKDLGGKVFIFPEQSDTAYVTLIPRVRKPLRSFTLCLKAFTDLTRTYSLFSYNTKSRDNELLLFASKKGEYELYIGNAKVAFKVPHLRHGPVHLCVSWESISGIAELWVNSKPVGRKGLRRGYTLGGDAKIILGQEQDSFGGNFDAKQSFVGEIWDVYLWDRVVSLKNFCSTCYIGNILNWRALTYQARGYVVVKPRLKA; from the coding sequence ACTTGGGAGGGAAGGTGTTTATTTTCCCTGAACAATCAGACACAGCCTACGTGACCCTGATCCCCAGGGTGAGGAAGCCGCTGAGGAGCTTCACTCTGTGCCTGAAAGCCTTCACAGACCTCACTCGCACCTACAGCCTCTTCTCCTACAACACGAAGTCTAGAGACAATGAGCTGCTTCTCTTTGCCAGCAAAAAGGGAGAATACGAGCTGTACATTGGGAACGCCAAGGTCGCGTTCAAGGTCCCCCACCTCCGTCATGGCCCGGTCCATCTCTGTGTCAGCTGGGAGTCTATCTCTGGGATTGCTGAACTCTGGGTGAACAGCAAGCCCGTGGGGAGGAAGGGTTTGAGGAGAGGGTACACTTTGGGAGGAGATGCAAAAATCATCTTGGGACAGGAGCAGGAttcatttgggggaaattttgATGCCAAACAATCCTTTGTTGGGGAGATCTGGGATGTGTACTTGTGGGATCGTGTGGTCTCCTTAAAGAACTTTTGCTCCACCTGTTACATCGGCAACATCTTGAATTGGAGGGCCCTGACTTATCAAGCTAGGGGCTATGTGGTGGTGAAGCCCAGGTTGAAGGCTTAA